From the genome of Miscanthus floridulus cultivar M001 chromosome 10, ASM1932011v1, whole genome shotgun sequence, one region includes:
- the LOC136488084 gene encoding uncharacterized protein: MATVTTVRDVLYRYTFAHAVYELLISDCGCHPQVARNAMALLLCFDRATNQVISRLQGMSTTCLGHLVTEASCVIRCLKMRNLLAGPPTPLLSALCQDSRMDDPLFFPVNRDLIVRGITDLLDGVCTLIFDDRLYHLLRRHQTGLVGRNPELEAPYAGVIATVPEDCRSMFVTFSVGQAVEREEIFSYFRETWGDCIVRVLMEKTTGGAQPMYGRVIFKRRAFVSLLLNGVEHASIFIRGREIWLREYIPRNSRNN, encoded by the exons ATGGCCACTGTTACCACCGTCCGCGACGTCCTGTACCGCTACACCTTTGCCCATGCCGTATACGAGCTCTTGATCAGCGATTGCGGCTGCCACCCGCAGGTGGCACGGAACGCCATGGCGCTCCTGCTCTGTTTCGATCGGGCCACCAACCAGGTTATCTCCCGCCTGCAGGGCATGAGCACCACCTGCCTAGGCCACCTGGTCACCGAGGCCAGCTGCGTCATCCGCTGCCTTAAAATGAGGAACCTCCTCGCCGGCCCGCCGACCCCGCTTCTCTCCGCGCTCTGCCAGGACAGCCGCATGGACGACCCCCTCTTCTTCCCCGTCAACCGGGACCTCATCGTGCGCGGCATCACCGACCTCCTCGACGGCGTGTGCACGCTCATTTTCGACGATCGCCTCTACCACCTGCTGCGCCGCCATCAGACTGGCCTTGTCGGCCGCAACCCAGAGCTCGAAGCGCCCTACGCCGGCGTGATCGCCACCGTGCCAGAGGACTGCCGCTCCATGTTCGTTACATTCTCTGTGGGTCAGGCAGTTGAACGAGAAGAGATCTTTAGCTACTTCAGGGA GACCTGGGGTGACTGCATTGTCCGCGTTCTCATGGAGAAGACCACTGGTGGCGCACAGCCAATGTACGGCCGCGTCATCTTCAAGAGGAGAGCGTTCGTGAGCCTGCTACTCAACGGCGTCGAACATGCCTCGATCTTCATACGGGGGCGTGAGATCTGGCTCCGCGAGTACATCCCGCGCAACAGCAGGAACAACTGA